GGTCTCGAGGGGCTGCTGCACATCCCACGTCTGGGAACGTGAGGGGGAGTGGCCGCTGAGCACGAACAGTCCCCGGTGACCTGCCAGAAACCTCTCCAAGGGACCGGTGCCCGACCACCAGCCTTTGCTGACCCCAAGCTGCCTTTTTGGGTACTGCTGGCCTgcccaaacacacagacacatacgtCTGCCCTCCTCTGCACAGCACGCACACATTCATACCCACCTACATAGCAGCGTACACTCATTTACACAGCAGTTCACACACACGCATGAACACCCGTGAACACCTGTGAACGTATGCACACACACTCATGGACGCTTCTGTGCCTGTGAGACACACACACGTGCCACAGCGTTCTGAAAACACCCAGGAAGTCTGCCTCCTGGAGCGAGGTGTGTCATATTCCCCTCGTTTTTGCAGGATTCCCCACCCCCATGTACGCTCCGGGTCATGTCGGGGAGTCCAGCGGGCAGCTCAAGGCTGGCTGGGAGGCCGGGAGGAAGGCAGCTCTGCCCAGGTGGAGCTGGTCTCGGGGCAGAGCCTCACAGGGAGGAGCTGAATGCTGTGTGGCCCCGTCCGGAGCTGAGCTTCCATGTGTAGCCAGTTAACTAAGACAAGGACCAGAGAATAACAATCAAGCCTTTATTCACTCGCTGCAGCAGCCGAGCAGGAGCAGGGGGCAGGCACTGCCTCCCCTGTCTGTTTCTCCTCCCTGGAAAGGTACCATCAAGGTGAGTCCGCTGGCAGGACGGGGATGTCTCACTGCAGGGGGACCCCAGGCAAGAGGCTCCTGCTGTTTTaaggacttggggtggggggaggggatggggaagcACTGAGCAGTGAGTCAGCCCCTGAGTGGAGATGCCTGGGCTAGGAGTGATCTGTGCCAAGTGCAGCCGGCCAGGGGCCTGCATCCCAGTGTGCAGCTCCCCTCAGAGGCAGGGCGGCTCTGGCTGGGCTCCGAGCCTGGCATGTGGAGGGCGGCCCCCCTGGTAGGACAGCTGGCGCAGCCGCTGCAGTCCCCGCTGCTTGGCTGCAAGACCCCACCCAAGACCCCGGCCTGGAGTCCCCTCTCCAGCAAGGAGGGGAGCAGGACGGAGCCCTGGGAACCGGAAGCCAGCCCCGTCCCAGGCCCCCTCACCCTTGGGTGGAGGCCCTTCGGGTGAcagtgggggctgggctgggaggaggagcaTCCTGCAGGCTGCAAAGTGTGGACCCCAGGGCAGGAACACGGCGCCAGGCCTGCCAGGGGCCATGTAGGAGTTGGCAGGCCAGCCCGAGTGTCCCCCTGGATGAGGCCGTGGCCGTAGCCACTTGGGGCAGCTGACTGAGCCCAGGGCGGGCAGTTCCTGCTCTCTTGGGCAGCCGTCACCCACCCACACTGGGGGCAGAGCCAGAGCCACGTTTGGGTCACGGGTCGAAGGTCACCGAGAAGCAAGGTCATCCTGCTTCCGCGCAGGACACCAGTCCGTGTCCGGGTAGAGAAGGCAGTGGATGGACTTAAACCTGGGAGGGAAGTGGGGgtcagggctgcagggagggagggctggtgcCAGCACGCCTCCCCTGCCCGCCCCTCACCTTGTGGGGTCCTGCTCCCGGCTGAAGCCTCCGGCCACGTTCACCACGTTCTGAGGGTTCTCAGGGCCCCCATAGCTCAGGGTGacctggggaagaggaggagggagagtcgCTCTCTTCGGGCCAGCGTCTCCTGCTGTGTCCTCCAGGGGAGAGGCTGCTCGGCCTCCCAGTTCCCCAGAGCCCCTGACCCGGTGCCCTCAGGGCAGACTCAGGAGCAGCACTGGAGGGCGACGTGGGCTGAGGGCCGCGGGCCGCGGCCAGCATGCAAGACACCTAGAGAGGTGGCTGGCGCACGTGTCGGGGTGAGGGCTCTGCAACCCTCTGCCCAAAGCTGATCCTCCCTCCCGTCACCCCAGGACCGCTGCCCTGGGCCCACCTGCCTCGGAAAGCCCAGATGCTACCCTTTGCAAACGGGCCCCAACATTGAGTCTGGGAGCCCCCTACACCCAGGATCCTGGGGCCTGGCAAATTTGCCGGAGTGCTGGGACCCACCCCTGAGTCCTTGCTCAAACAGGAGCCCACTTGGGCGCCAAGTGGGATGAGCGCATGGGACCCGGCAGAGGGCAGGGGCCGGGCAGGCCCACCTGCTGGAGCACGGAGTCGGGCGGCAGCCTCTGCAGGTTCTCCAGGTGGGAGTGGAAAAGGGAGCTGTGCAGCAGGCGGGCACCCAGCAGCCCCTCCACGATGTAGCCCACCGTGCAGTCGTCCGGCAGCCGCACGCGCTCGGCGGTGCTCATGAAGCTgcccaggctgggggtgggcagtggaggaCAGGTCAGCGCCACCCTATCTCTGTACCCCCAGCCCGTGCTCTCACTGCCCCACTCACCTGGCCCAGGGGCTCATCTTGAGGGCCAGGCCCCGGCTCAGGCAGAACCCGGCCCCGCCTGTAGCGAACCAGAACTTGACGGTGGTCACCTGGGTGGAGGGGGCTGGCAGTCAGGGCTCCCCACCCTGACTCCTCGCCTGGACACCCCGGGGGTTGTCCTTAAGCCGCCCTTCAGGGCTCCCAGGCAAGCGACAGAAGGCCTCTCGGAGTGCCGGGGAACCCAGACTTCTCCCATGCGGTCTCCtgtggccccagcccctcccacggCCCCTCCTCACTGGCCCAGCTCCCGAAAAGCCCCTCTGGGTGGATCGGACACCTGCCTCTTCCCGGCTGGGGCCTCCATGCTCTCAGCTGCCCCTCCCCGGCCCAGCACTCACGGTGCCACCTTCCTGGACCCGCTCGGTAGCCTCGATGGGGTGGTCCAGGCTGGGCCGCCCCAGGTAGACGTCCTGGCTAGGTGAGAAGGTGGCCAGCAGCTGCAGCAGGCCTTCTGAGTTCACGTAGTTGTCATCGTCCACGTGGCAGAACCACCTGGGAGAGGTGCAGGAGTCTCTGGAGCGAGGCCTGGCCCAGGGGGAGAGGCCTCCACCCTGGGCCCAGGTGTGTGGGCCCAGCCTCGGCCCTGGGCACTCTGGGGGAAGGGCATGGGCGCGCGGCCACCACGTACTTGCGTCTGGACTCGATGAACTTGTCATACTCCACCGACATCttgcagcacagagcctggcggGTGTGCACAGCCGAGCAGTTGGTGTTGACGACGTGGCTGCCTGCCGGGTGGGGACACAGAAGCATGGAGGCCAGGGCGAGGCCCACTGCCAGCCCACCCCACTGAAGTCAGGGCAAAATGCAGCTGTCCTGCTCAAGGCTCCAAGGCGGGGTACAACTGTAGACCTGTCGTGGCCCCACTCGGATGACCCTGCTGCTGACCTCTGAGGTCCAGGCAGACGACAACCGTTGAAACCTACAAGGAGAAACTTGCCCGGAAACAGGACTTGAGGTGAGACCATCCTGATTGAGGCAGGCCTGGAAGGCACGGTTCTTTACTGGCACCTCTTCATGGGACGTGGCTCTAGCCAGGTACCCTGGGAAGTCAGCCAGTGGCCGAGGGAGGCAAGGGAGGCAGAGCATGGCTGGCAGGGTGGGCCCTGGACACTGGGTCAGTGCCAGGTGGGGATCCTGACTCTGTTCTCTACCAGTTGTGTGACCCTGGGAAGGTGCCTCAACCCCCCACAACCCGCCTGCACACAGCAGGGGGCCGTGTGGCACTGGACTGAGGGACATCTTGGAGGAGGCCTTCAGGCaggccagcagggctggccttggGGGGCACGCACCTCCCTGGAGCTGCAGCTCAGGGTCGTCCCCGTCGGTGAAGATGAATGTCTGCGGAGAGACAGCCTGTGAGGCATCGGGGTAGGGGGGCAGGCTGAGCTCAAACAGGTTGGGGTCACCGAAAAGGGGGGGCAGTGTTCCACGGATAGCCTGCCAGAACACTCAGCACGCCTGGTGCCACTGGGGATGGGCTTGCTGTCACTGGAGAAGTTTCTGGGGTCTCATCCTGTATCAGCCGGAGAACCCACCCAACCCTGAGCCCAGAAAGGGGCGGGAGAGGGTGGACATACTCATGGCCTGGGGCTTGACTGCCCTGCTGGGGACACAGCGGTGGGCAGCGGGTCCTGGGCGGGGTTGAAGGAGGGGGGGGTCCCAAGGCGGAGGTGCCGGGTACAGGTCCCAGGTGGAGGATCCCGACGGTGGATGTCCAGAGGGCAGGACTCGTGGGGGGGGGGTTGGTGGCAGTACCGGGATGGGGGTCCCAAGGTCGGGAATCCGGGGGGCAGGGATCCCAGGGCGTGAGAGGCGGCCGGGGTCGGCGGGATCCCCCGGCGGGCGGGGCCCACCTGCCGTCGGGCGCGGGAGATCCAGGTGCGCAGCAGCAGCCCCAGGCGCGGCCCATGGTTTTTCCGGGTGGTCTTGACCGCGATGAAGACGTCCTCGGGCCGCAGGAGCGGGGAGGCGGCGGGCCGGGCAGGGGACGCGCGCGGGCCGGGGTCGGGGGTCGGGGCCCGGGTCGGGGCCGGCACGGGCGCGCGGGacagcggcagcggcagcagcagcagcgcggCCAGGGCCGCCGCCAGCGCGAGGCAGGCCCGGCACAAAGCCCCCCGCGCGCGGCTCATGCGGCCGCGGGACCCGCGGGCACCGCCCGACCAGGCGCGCCGCGGCCCCTTTAAgggccgcccccgcccgcgccaCGACCCGGAAGCGGCGGTCGCGCTGCCCCGGAAGTGGACGGCGCGCTGCGGCGGGGTGGGCGAAGATGCCGCTGCCGGTCCAGGTGTTTAACTTGCAGGTAACGAGCCGCGGCCGGCGGCCCCTCCGCGCCCCCGTCGCCGGGCCGGAGCGGGGCCGGCCGTGCGCGCCCCCCGCGCGGCGTCCTCCCCGCGCCCGGCCTCCGGCCGCAGCGTCCCGCCCGTCGGCCCCGCAGGCCCGGCGCGCTAACGCTCTCTCTCCTTCAGCAGCCAGCCAGCTCTGTGTCAGGGTCGGGGGGTGCAGAGAGTCAGGAAAGAATGAGGGCTGGCCCGGCCCCCCGCGCGGCCGCGTCGTCAGTGGCAGATGTGCACTGCGCCGCTCCCAGCGGTAGGTCAGAGCTCTTCCAGCCGGGCACGGCCGGGGACTTCAGCCTGAGTGCCAGCCTGTCGGCCTGTACGCTGCTTTATGAGGTACCTTCCAGGACAGGGGCCAGGACCAGGGCGCCCAGGCGAccccctcccgcctcccgcctcccggccGCGGCCCCGTCCCGCGGCGGGACTCGGCCCGGCGCTGCCTCTCTGGCTGCTCGGACGCGCCCGGGTCGAGGCCGCGTCTGTTTCGTCCCTGTTGCTCGGAGGAGGCTGCGTCAGGATAGCGGCTGGGAACGCGTAGGGACCCTCGGGGGTCCCTGGGTAGCGGTCCTCCGGCGTCTGCTTCCAGCCCCGGAGATGGGCCGTCGCAGTCCGGCCTAGGGTTCAGCTCCTGAGCCGCCAGGCTTGCTAGGAGGCTCCCCTTATGTGGCCGCGCTGGATGTGGTGGGGGGTGCGGAGGGGCTTGGGGGACAGGAGCCCGCCCACCCGGGAGATGGCAGCCGGGCTGAGCTGGGGCACACTGAGGGTCTCTTGCCCTCTCTGGGCGACCCCTGCTCGAGGTGCCAAGGTGCTGGCCTGTGTTGCAGGGGGCAGTGGAGCCCATGCAGATTGACGTGGACCCCCAGGAGGACCCGCAGAACGCGCCCGATGTCAACTACGTGGTGGAGAACCCCACCTTGGTACGGAGCCTGGCAGGTGCTGGGGGGGAGGTTGTTGGGGTGTGTCCTGCTGGGAGGTCCAGGCTAGGCTCCCAACTCTGACCATGGCTTTTCCTGACCCAGAACCTTTAGGTCTCATGATGGGTTCCTAGTCAGCTCCAGAGTCTGCACCTGCTTCTCTGCCCTGGAGGAGCCCTGTGTGCCAGGCCGCCCCGCAGGTGGAGTTTCACCACCAGGGCAGGCCTTCCTCGCGGCCTAGCCTGGGAAGCACCATCTCCTTGCTGCTCAGCTTCATAATTGGCAGTTATGGGCCGGCGCCTGTGTGGCTCTGGCCACTCACCCCTGGGTGGCGCTCCACTCGAGGCCCTTGCACTGGCCCACCTTGAGTGGCCTCTCGGCACCTAGACAGTGGTTTATTTGGTGCCCACGTGCCTAGTTGTTCCCATAGTGGGTGCAGAGTCTCTCGAGACACGGAAGGGTTAGCATTCAGGTCCTTGCTCCTGACTCACTGGCCAGGGCTTGGGGTCTGGGGTCCCAGCTTgcaccatccccccacccccaggacctgGAGCAGTACGCGGCCAGCTACAGCGGCCTGATGCGCATTGAGCGCTTGCAGTTCATTGCTGACCACTGCCCCCCGCTGCGGGTGGAGGCCCTGAAGATGGCCCTCTCCTTCGTGCAGAGGACTTTCAACGTGGACATGTATGAGGAGATCCACCGCAAGCTCTCAGAGGCTGCCAGGTGAGGCTGGGGCTCCGCAAGACAGGCAGGGGCGCAGGCACTAGGGGCTGGGTGTGGTGTGTCTCCATCGGGGCCAGTCTGGGCAGGcgcccttcctctgctcctgcaGCGCCTGATCCCACGACACAGTGAGAGGGCTTTCTTGTTGAAAAGCCAGGAGGGGCAGTAAATGGCCCATTGGGCTAGATTCTCACTCTCCCAGCTGAGAATTCAGGCTCTCTCCATGTCATCCTGGGCTGTTTTTGCACACCTATGTGTGTGCAGTTCTGACACTGAACAGAGCCAGTGGAGAAGACAATGTGATTCCTTCTCAGCACGGCCACAGGGCCCGTTTCCCGCTGGGCTTCCCCACCAGGCTGCAGGCTCCTGTGGTTGGGACTGCCCCTGTGCCAACTGGGCGCTCTCCTGGTAGGGGTGAGGGCTGCTGGGAGCACCCGCCTTCCTGCACGTGGGCCCTTGATGGCCAGGTCCTCCCTTAGGGAGCTGCAGAACACACCCGACGCCATCCCAGAGAGTGGTGTGGAGCCCCCGCCCCTGGACACGGCCTGGGTGGAGGCCACCAGGAAGAAGGCCTTGCTGAAGCTGGAGAAACTGGACACTGACCTGAAGAACTACAAGGGCAACTCTATCAAGGAGAGCATCAGGTGCGCGGGGTAGCGGAGGGGCCCACTGAGGGCGCCAGGTGCACCTTCGGAGGTGGGGGCAGCCAGGCCCAGGCGTGcgaggggcagaggtgggggtagtTTCTTCAAGGAGAGCGTCAGGTGCGCGGGGTAGCGGAGGGGCCCACTGAGGGCGCCAGGTGCACCTTCGTTGGGGGAgcagccaggcccaggccccaCCAGCGTCACTTGTGGCCGGACCCACAGGCGCGGCCACGATGACCTGGGTGACCACTATCTGGACTGTGGGGACCTCAGCAACGCCCTCAAGTGTTACTCCCGGGCCCGGGACTACTGCACCAGCGCCAAGCATGTCATTAACATGTGCCTCAACGTCATCAAGGTGGGCCCTGGGATGGATGCTCTGAGCGGGGCCGCAGGGCGGCACTGTCGGTGGGCCAGGGTCGGGTGCCCCAGGCTGAGTCCATCCCACCCGCAGGTCAGTGTCTACTTGCAGAATTGGTCTCATGTGCTGAGCTACGTCAGCAAGGCCGAGTCCACCCCGGAAATTGCCGAGGTAACACTGGCTCTGTGCCCCTCAGACTCTGTCCCCAGTGGCCCTCATCCTCCCGGAGTCGCCCTTCTGTCCTCATAGACTGAGGCTGGGACCAGGGTTGCTCATGTGTACCCCCTACCCTTGCAGCAGCGTGGGGAGCGAGATACCCAGACTCAGGCCATCCTCACCAAGCTCAAGTGTGCGGCAGGTGAGGGCACCACAGCAGACCCTGTCCCAGCTGGGGAAGCGCCTGGCCCCCACACCTGTGTCACCTATGTCACTGTCCAGCTCAGGTCCTGCATGGGGAGACTAGTGTGTGACCTGTGGTTGGGAGTGGCAGTGTGGTTTTTTGACAGCTGCTGCCAAGGCGGTCCCGTCCGTGTCCCATGTCCACCcctcagccccccagcccccgggCATATCAGCCCACCAGACCTCTGCAGTGGGAACAGCAGCTACCCAGACTCCCAGGGCACCTGGTCCAGAGTGTCGCTGGTGTTCCCGTGGTCTCATTTCTCACGAGCCTGCATTTCTGTCCCTGACGCTGAGGGTCGTCTGGTCTAGGCCACCCTGGCCCCTTCATCCTGGTGCTGGGCTTCAtcctacccccaccccatccccaggccTGGCGGAGTTGGCTGCACGCAAGTACAAACAGGCTGCCAAGTGCTTCCTGCTGGCTTCCTTTGATCACTGCGACTTCCCAGAGGTGAGGGTCTCCAGGGAGGAGCCTTTGCTGTGGCTGAAAAAGCAGAGTGAGGGCTCTCTGCTGGGGTGTCTCCTGCACAGGGTGGGTCCCAGGTGTCCTGTAAGTGGGTAGGGTGGGGGGACCCAATCCAGACTTCTGTCCTGCCTGCCTGTGACCTGGGGTCTCTGCACCCACCTCCCTGCTTGCCCCTCAGCTGCTCTCTCCAAGCAACGTGGCCGTCTATGGCGGCCTGTGTGCTTTGGCCACCTTTGACCGTCAGGAGCTGCAGCGCAATGTCATCTCCAGCAGGTGGGTAGCGGGGGGGGTGTGTGTTGCTAGGCCCTTTCTCCAGCCCTGCGCCCACCCACCTTCAGGGTGGGCAGGGGGTGAGTGGGGCTGTTCTGAGGAGTCTGTCCAATCTGTAGTTCTTTCAAGCTGTTCTTGGAGCTGGAGCCACAGGTTCGGGACATCATCTTCAAATTCTATGAGTCCAAGTATGCCTCGTGCCTGAAGATGCTTGATGAGATGAAGGTGAGGGGCATGGCCCGGCCTGGAGGGCGGTGCAGAGGTCCCGGGGCCGCCGTCCCTGACCAGCTTTCCTCACCAGGACAACCTACTCCTGGACATGTACCTGGCCCCCCATGTCAGGACCCTGTACACTCAGATTCGCAACCGGGCCCTCATCCAGGTGAACAAGGGGATAGGGGCCGAGGCTGGGCGCCGCGGGTGCACTGGAAACTGGGCAGCTCACGTCCCCTCCGCTCCACAGTATTTCAGCCCCTACGTGTCGGCAGACATGCGCAAGATGGCCACAGCCTTCAACACCACAGTGGCGGCACTGGAGGACGAGCTGACGCAGCTCATCCTGGAGGGGCTCATCAACGCCCGCATCGACTCCCACAGCAAGGTAGCCAGGCCGCCCCCGGTGGGGGTGCCATGAGGGGGCCCCGGGCCCTACTGAGCCCTGTCCCTCCCCAGATCCTGTACGCCCGTGACGTGGACCAGCGCAGCACCACCTTTGAGAAGTCTCTGCTGATGGGCAAGGAGTTCCAGCGCCGCGCCAAGGCCATGATCCTGCGGGCGGCCGTGCTGCGCAACCAGATCCATGTCAAGGTGCGGGCAGGGGTCCCAGGGAGAGGGATGGGGACCGTGTGTGCGCCTCAGGGCTGAGTGGCTGTCTCCACCACAGTCCCCTCCCCGAGAAGGGAGCCAGGGGGAGCTGACACCGGCCAACAGCCAGTCCCGCATGAGCACCAACATGTGAGGACCCCGGTGGCCTCCAGGACGCCTCGCCCCACCTGCTCCAGGCCTCCCACCTGCTCCCGCAGCACGTCTGGAGGCATCGACTGTGGCCTCTTGTGGGACCTGGCTGCTGGATGATGCAGCCCTcggccccttccctcccccttgcTGCACCCTGTGCcgggggccctggggcagaggtgggcTTTGCTGGAAGGGGGGCCTGCAGGGCTCACCCCTGTGGCACTCAGGGCCCCACCCGGCAGCACACCGCCCAGCCCCCATGTTGGTGTGTCGTCTGGGGCTACAGTTGTTGAATCTCAGTCCATTAAAGGGCAGCCTGAGAACACCCCGCACCACTTCTTCTTGTCTCCGTGGGGTCCTCTGGCCCAGGCCCCAGTCCCTTGGGCTCCCCCTCCGCACATTCAGGCACCATGCGGGTGGCAGGAGGGAGCTGAGCCTCCTCCACGTGGCTGTGCGGGGCTGCACCAGTGTGTGACCCTTCAGGTGGGACGCTGCTACCCTTCCCCCATCCTGCTGGCCCCGACTCCACCCAGGTCTGGATGACCTGGGAAGGCTGCAGGCCAGCTCTCTGCACGCCCAACTTTGAAGTGATTTATTGTCCATGTGAACACACGGGAGTCGCGAGGACGGGCCAGTTCTGCCTGGGAGCCTGCTCCCTGGTGTAGCACCTCCGGGCCCTCAGCCTGGGCCAAGGGGGACCAGCTTGAGCTTCCACGTGAAATAGCAGGAGGTTCCCTGAGTAAAGGCATTTCCTTGAGCAGGATGTGCCGCGGCTTCGGCAGCGGGCCTGAGGCCTGGTGGGTGGCACGGGGGCTGCAGCTGCCCTTCAGGCCAGGGCACTGCCCACGACCTCAGGAAAGCCACCTGcttccccaggccctgcctgCTGAGCTTCCTGCAGCTGGGGCCGTGCCCCCTTCCAGGCCAGGGCCTTCTCCAGTTTGGTTTTAAAGAGCAGCCCATGACCTGGCAGAGGGGTAAGAGGAGGAAAACAGCTTAGGAGGGTGCAGGGCCAACTGCCCGGCAAGGGTAGGGGTGCCGAGGGCAGCAGGTACCCTCACCTGGGCAGTCAGCAGTCTCTCGGAAAGCTCGCTTCTTGCAGCAGCCGCGGCAGAGGTTAAACACACACCTGCTGCCCTGGAAGGAGGAAAGCCTGTGAGCCTGGGGCTGGTGCCCTTCCCTGGCCGCCCTGGAGCCTCAGCGAGTGGCCAGGGCCGGCCAGGAGCACAGGAGGGGCTGTCCTAGGCTGGGCAGCGCCAGCCTCACAGGGAAGAAGCCCCTCCCAGCCAGGAAAAGGGCGCTCGCCCAGGTGCCCGCCCCTCCAGGGGCTGAgctctgccctgggccaggcctcaCCTTTGGGTTTCCACACTGATCACACTTGGCATATTTTgctgggaaaagaacaaaaagaggtGCTAGTTGAAGAAGGCAGGCCCACCCACCATGGCCATCTCCCCCACAGAGCCCCCAGGGACTGTCCCCGCTCACTGGCTGGGCGGCTCTGGGAGGGCAGAGGACGCGGCGCGTATGGTCCTGCTGGGAaacctcctcccacccacccaatGGTCTTCGGGCTCTATGCCCACCACAGACGCCTCCCGCTGGAAGGACCTTCTTGGGATGGCAGCCCTGAGGGAAGATGGCAGGCAGGGCTGCTGGCTGGGGCCTCCTGGGACCCAACAGCCTCCTTGGGGGCTTGTGGACAGGTCACAGGGCCCTTCCTGCTCTTAGTATCAGAGCACCTGTCCTGGGGGCCCCCCAggggggtgggcagcctcctccccagaCTCCAGCAGTGGCAGCAGCTTACGCTTCAGTGAGGGGTCGAAGGTCTTGTGGGGGTTCCTCAGCTGCTTCTTCTGCTTATTCTTGGACAGGACGTCCGTGctgccctcctcttcctccagggcCCGCTTGCTGCGGGCAGCCCCACCTTCCTtgctcccctccctgggcctggaaAGAAGGGGCAGCGGGTGGAGCTGGGGAATGCCCATGAGAGGCAGCCGGCCCGCTGCAGCCCCAGGGCTCCTCTGGGGCTCGGTTCAGGCAGCCCAAGCCGGGGCTGGGCCCCAGTGGCTGGCACAGAGACTGGGACACGGTGGGGCACCAGGGTCTGAGCCACTGAACAGGGCTGTGGCTACAGATGACAACCCAGAGGAAGCCCAGGAGGGTCACCTCCTGATGCCAGGACAAATTCACCCAGGATCAGAGGAGCTCAGAAAAGCAGCTtacaaaaagaaatgatttaaaacCTAAGCACAGGCTGACAAGGGAGAGCCCGCCCCGTGCCGCCCCCAACAAGCCCGGTCCCTGAGGGATGGAGCTGGCCCCCCTCGCCCCCCAGCCCACATGCAAGAGGCTCACCCTGGCCGGAAATAGGGCTGGCAGATCCAGTGAGAGAAAGGCAAGCTGCCCGAaggcttctctccctccttctgcctgGACATATCCTCCTGCAAAACCCCAGAGGGCCCATGGTcagaggccccaggccccagcccctctcccgcCGCCCGGCACCACACCACTGCGGCACCCACCTGACACCGCAGCCTCAGCTCCCGGCTCACCGCCACAACGCCCTCCAGGGTCTTCACCTTGGCTAGCTCCTCACGAAGCTGCTGATGCACCTGCAGCCTGAGACACACGGCCCATCAGAGCCACCGAGCACTGGGCACAGAGGCCAGTCTCTCCTCTGACTCAggccccctgcctcctgccccgcTCCATCACTGCGGCCCCCCCAGACCTGAGTCCGTCTTAAAACCCTCAGTGCCCAGGCAGGGCTCAGACCAGACAACTTTTGCTCTGGGGGGCAACTCACGTGTGGTGCCACAGCTTGAAGAGGTGGGCACGGACGTAGGATAGGGGGCAGGGGTGCTGGCGCACAATGTCCAGGTACTCCTCGGCCAGCTCCCAGACGGCGGGGCTGCGGCCCTCAAACAGGGCAGGGTTGTGCAGGTTTCCCTCTGTAGGGGAAGGGGGCTCGAGGCTCAGGGGCTCACACCCCAGAGGGATGCGCCCCCTGCCTCACCCCCTGCCAGGGCAAGGCCAGCCACTGGCCTGAAAGCTCTGGCCTGTCAAGCAGGCGGGGCCCCTCAGTGCGGGCAGCATGAGCCTGAGGCCATTCAGCTGGGCCAGTGGCCCCACAACGCGGATGGGTCCCTCCATGGGCAAGGGTGCACCCTCACCTGCACTCATGACCCCCTGTACCCCCGTGTCCTGGAGGCAGCGCTCCACATCCCGCAGACACTGGATGTTCCCGTTGGCAAACACAGGGATGGCCACCGCCTTCCTGTTGGGAGTAGGATGGGCAGACACTCAGAAGAGGATGCTGGCCCATCCCCACCCGTCAGACTCCATCCAGGCAgggcctctcccttccccctgcccccagcctccccaccccaaccctacaCTCAAAGGGCTGAGTGCCCTGCCCTGGGGCCAGACGGTAACGCCCCCGGTCCCCGGTTTCCCCCAGGGCCCACTCACCGCACAGCCTTGATGTGTTCCCAGGACGCGCTGCCGGACAGGGGCCCCTTTTGCTCTTTGGTGCGGCCGTGCACCGTCAGCAACTAGGGCACAACAGCAACAGCTCAGCCCGGCTCTCCGCTGCAGCCCCCAAACCAACTGCAGGGGACCCTCTACCTTCGCCTACGGGGCATCGGCT
This portion of the Vicugna pacos chromosome 16, VicPac4, whole genome shotgun sequence genome encodes:
- the RFNG gene encoding beta-1,3-N-acetylglucosaminyltransferase radical fringe, coding for MSRARGALCRACLALAAALAALLLLPLPLSRAPVPAPTRAPTPDPGPRASPARPAASPLLRPEDVFIAVKTTRKNHGPRLGLLLRTWISRARRQTFIFTDGDDPELQLQGGSHVVNTNCSAVHTRQALCCKMSVEYDKFIESRRKWFCHVDDDNYVNSEGLLQLLATFSPSQDVYLGRPSLDHPIEATERVQEGGTVTTVKFWFATGGAGFCLSRGLALKMSPWASLGSFMSTAERVRLPDDCTVGYIVEGLLGARLLHSSLFHSHLENLQRLPPDSVLQQVTLSYGGPENPQNVVNVAGGFSREQDPTRFKSIHCLLYPDTDWCPARKQDDLASR